From Paenibacillus physcomitrellae, the proteins below share one genomic window:
- the speD gene encoding adenosylmethionine decarboxylase, which yields MKLTREERIQLHGFNNLTKSLSFNMYDICYTRTKEERLAYLEYIDEQYNADRLTDILKHVADIIGAHVLNVAKQDYEPQGASVTMLVSEGPVDSAEAESFEETPGPLPGIVLMHLDKSHITVHTYPEYHPDEGISTFRADIDVSTCGEISPLKALNYLIHSFDTDIMTMDYRVRGFTRDISGHKLFIDHEISSIQNFIPDDIRDLYDMIDVNVYQENIFHTKCKLRRFDLDNYLFGYTKDKLSEADQRAITERLKREMDEIYYGKNMA from the coding sequence ATGAAACTGACACGTGAAGAACGCATCCAGCTCCACGGCTTTAACAATCTCACGAAGTCCTTGAGCTTTAATATGTACGACATCTGTTACACCCGCACGAAAGAAGAACGTCTGGCCTATCTGGAATATATCGATGAACAGTACAACGCCGATCGGTTAACCGATATCTTAAAGCATGTTGCCGACATTATAGGTGCTCATGTATTAAATGTAGCGAAGCAGGATTACGAACCCCAAGGCGCCAGCGTAACTATGCTGGTCTCTGAGGGACCGGTTGATTCGGCCGAAGCGGAATCCTTCGAGGAAACGCCGGGTCCGCTTCCGGGCATTGTTCTGATGCATCTGGATAAAAGCCACATTACCGTGCATACGTACCCTGAATATCACCCGGACGAAGGCATCAGCACCTTCCGGGCTGACATTGACGTGTCAACGTGCGGGGAAATCTCCCCGCTCAAGGCGCTCAATTATTTGATCCACTCGTTCGATACGGATATTATGACGATGGATTATAGAGTCCGCGGCTTTACACGGGATATAAGCGGGCATAAGCTGTTTATCGATCACGAAATCAGCTCCATCCAGAACTTTATTCCAGATGACATCAGAGATCTGTACGATATGATTGATGTGAATGTGTATCAGGAGAATATTTTTCATACCAAATGCAAGCTAAGACGGTTTGATCTCGATAATTATTTGTTCGGTTATACGAAGGATAAGCTAAGCGAAGCCGATCAGCGGGCCATTACGGAGAGACTGAAACGCGAGATGGATGAAATCTATTACGGGAAAAATATGGCGTAG
- a CDS encoding ketoacyl-ACP synthase III: protein MSGVQIREIAMYHPANEVGNDYYIQYFAEKGTDVTNLVNGLGRNKRFVIDNREENSYTMALEASRAVLEKAGLQAADVDLIIFTSQTPEYLLPSNALKLHHSLGGDLNTACFDINANCAGMLVAIEQASRYMTSNPRIERALVVGADYLSIHTPDEPVYHSNVGEAAVAVILEPAEDTRGFIDSVYQTDTSVIDNSKFPAYGLSNLYREEYTAKDAQLQFVPFDDAVCAASAIDSIKVLLSRNEVDKDEIAAFMFSQFTPGNIKRVSEGLDIHSDKVVYIGDQFGYTLSTSPLLALHQAIQAGKVKRGDYVVLWTVGAGWQNVSLLLQY, encoded by the coding sequence ATGAGCGGCGTGCAAATCAGGGAAATTGCGATGTACCATCCTGCCAATGAAGTAGGGAACGACTATTATATTCAGTATTTTGCCGAAAAAGGTACGGATGTTACGAATTTGGTGAACGGTCTTGGCCGCAACAAACGGTTTGTCATCGACAACCGGGAAGAGAACTCCTATACGATGGCTCTGGAAGCCTCCAGAGCAGTATTAGAGAAAGCCGGCCTGCAGGCAGCGGATGTCGATCTGATTATTTTCACTTCCCAAACACCTGAATATTTGCTGCCAAGCAATGCGCTGAAGCTGCATCATTCGCTGGGCGGGGATCTGAATACGGCCTGCTTCGACATTAATGCCAACTGTGCTGGTATGCTGGTCGCCATTGAGCAGGCCTCCCGTTACATGACCTCCAATCCTCGGATCGAACGAGCTTTGGTCGTAGGGGCCGATTATTTGTCTATCCATACGCCGGATGAACCTGTTTATCATTCCAATGTTGGCGAAGCGGCTGTAGCGGTTATTTTGGAGCCGGCTGAAGATACCCGGGGATTCATCGATTCGGTGTACCAAACGGATACGTCGGTGATCGACAACTCCAAATTCCCGGCTTACGGGCTGTCGAATTTGTACCGTGAGGAGTATACGGCAAAGGATGCCCAGCTGCAGTTCGTACCGTTTGACGATGCGGTTTGCGCCGCTTCGGCCATCGATTCCATCAAGGTTTTGCTGAGCCGCAACGAAGTGGATAAAGACGAAATCGCCGCTTTCATGTTCTCCCAGTTCACACCGGGCAACATCAAACGGGTTTCGGAAGGTCTCGATATCCATTCGGACAAGGTCGTTTATATCGGCGATCAATTTGGTTATACGCTGTCTACCAGCCCGCTGCTAGCCCTACATCAAGCCATCCAGGCCGGAAAGGTTAAACGCGGCGATTATGTCGTGCTGTGGACCGTCGGCGCAGGCTGGCAGAATGTAAGTTTGCTGCTGCAGTATTAG
- a CDS encoding GAF domain-containing protein, whose amino-acid sequence MEQLPLLFEELGRLTGVADIAYHEIIDGHLNPVLKTKTDHLGIEKWKQTHAENPVYIENDRLLQSIIARPHTAVVQDVKNDPRSVDEFFLFGIDSIMILPVVKEAKVEGIVVVASIGQLHHFDKEEIQHAERLVEQYRSAFQILG is encoded by the coding sequence ATGGAACAGTTGCCTTTGCTATTTGAAGAACTTGGCCGGCTTACCGGTGTGGCTGATATTGCATACCACGAGATTATAGATGGTCATCTTAATCCGGTGCTGAAGACAAAAACCGATCATCTCGGAATCGAGAAATGGAAGCAGACACATGCTGAAAACCCGGTTTATATCGAGAATGACAGGCTTCTCCAATCCATTATTGCCCGGCCGCATACCGCTGTGGTTCAAGATGTGAAGAACGATCCGCGATCGGTGGACGAATTTTTTCTGTTTGGCATCGACAGCATTATGATCTTACCTGTCGTAAAGGAAGCAAAGGTAGAAGGAATTGTCGTCGTGGCCTCCATCGGACAGCTGCATCATTTTGACAAAGAGGAAATTCAACATGCCGAACGCTTGGTAGAACAATACAGGAGCGCTTTTCAAATTCTTGGATAA
- a CDS encoding cation diffusion facilitator family transporter — translation MQNSYDNLKQGEKGALLSIAVYLLLSAFKLIFGYYSHSEALQADGLNNATDIVASIAVFAGLKISRKPPDSDHRYGHYRAETIASLIASFIMFVVGLQVLYQAFMKFREPEAVSPDMTAAWVALLCAVIMYGVYRYNSRLARRVRSSALNAAAQDNRSDALVSIGAFAGIMGSQFGMAWLDPLAALVVGFIICRTAWLIFRDATHNLTDGFDAEQLEDIRHTVQRTPGVAAIIDLKARVNGNNTLVDATIGVDERMSVAESHAITEEIERRILDRYEIEYVHIHIEPYKLGERAAGRK, via the coding sequence TTGCAAAATTCCTACGACAATCTCAAACAAGGTGAAAAAGGAGCTCTGCTCAGCATTGCGGTTTATCTCCTTCTCTCCGCCTTTAAGCTGATCTTCGGGTATTACTCCCATTCGGAAGCGCTTCAGGCAGACGGCCTGAACAACGCCACTGACATTGTCGCTTCCATAGCGGTATTTGCCGGATTAAAAATATCACGCAAGCCGCCGGACAGCGATCACCGTTACGGCCATTACCGGGCTGAAACGATCGCGTCCCTGATCGCCTCTTTTATCATGTTTGTAGTCGGCCTGCAGGTGCTCTATCAGGCCTTCATGAAATTTCGTGAACCCGAGGCCGTATCCCCGGATATGACTGCGGCCTGGGTTGCTTTGCTGTGCGCCGTCATCATGTACGGCGTTTACCGCTATAACTCCAGGCTGGCCCGCCGCGTTCGCAGCAGCGCCTTAAACGCGGCCGCCCAGGACAACCGCTCCGATGCCCTTGTCAGCATCGGCGCATTCGCTGGCATCATGGGCTCCCAGTTCGGCATGGCCTGGCTGGACCCCCTGGCCGCCCTCGTTGTCGGCTTTATCATTTGCAGAACAGCCTGGTTGATCTTTCGGGATGCCACCCACAATCTGACTGACGGCTTCGACGCCGAGCAGCTGGAGGATATCCGCCACACGGTTCAGCGCACACCGGGCGTGGCTGCCATCATCGATTTGAAGGCCAGGGTCAACGGCAACAATACACTGGTGGATGCCACCATCGGAGTTGATGAACGGATGAGCGTAGCCGAAAGCCATGCCATTACGGAAGAAATTGAGCGCAGAATTCTCGATCGTTATGAAATCGAATATGTGCATATCCATATTGAACCCTATAAACTGGGCGAACGGGCCGCTGGACGGAAGTAA
- a CDS encoding anthranilate phosphoribosyltransferase encodes MINHLKEVARGKRGARDLSYEDAFHAAEAILNADSTPAQTGAFLAAERIKLESLPELEAFVHACRKHARREAVFPENLDCAGPYDGRKSSFVSTFPAAFVLSAAGLPVTLHGTAPLPPKWGVTLQDILAAAGIHADRLSPEAFITAARLSGVLYANADKWSPMLASLRPIREELDMRTIFNTAEKLVDYGTSPYLTFGIYHNTVFDRISRLVIKLGYKSALIIQGQEGSDDLFIDRATRIYAAGNGTSTMDVIDPEAMGLDTPVPELEWSASLQLQTAEEVLQGGGHMAFYNQTLLNAAVRLQIAGKAGSIEEGLYICKSLLDSGEAWRTYNDWKGSLLACAGSASGSR; translated from the coding sequence ATGATCAATCATTTGAAAGAAGTCGCGCGGGGCAAACGCGGAGCAAGAGATTTAAGCTACGAAGACGCCTTCCATGCAGCCGAAGCGATCCTGAATGCCGATTCAACCCCGGCTCAAACCGGAGCTTTCCTGGCTGCCGAGCGAATTAAACTTGAATCTCTTCCGGAATTGGAGGCCTTCGTCCATGCCTGCCGGAAACATGCCCGGCGGGAAGCCGTTTTCCCAGAGAATCTGGATTGTGCCGGGCCTTATGATGGACGAAAGTCATCTTTTGTTTCTACCTTTCCTGCTGCCTTCGTGCTTTCAGCTGCCGGGCTCCCCGTTACGCTGCACGGCACCGCTCCTTTGCCGCCAAAATGGGGCGTCACCCTGCAGGACATTCTGGCAGCAGCGGGTATCCATGCCGATCGGTTGTCTCCGGAAGCTTTCATCACCGCGGCCCGCCTTAGCGGCGTTCTGTATGCAAATGCCGATAAGTGGTCCCCCATGCTCGCCTCGCTGCGTCCTATACGCGAGGAGCTCGATATGCGCACCATCTTCAATACAGCCGAGAAGCTGGTGGATTACGGAACTTCACCCTATTTAACATTTGGAATCTACCACAACACCGTATTTGACCGGATTTCGCGTTTAGTGATCAAATTAGGCTACAAGAGTGCCTTGATCATTCAAGGACAGGAAGGCTCTGATGATTTGTTCATCGACCGGGCCACTCGCATTTATGCCGCCGGGAACGGGACTTCTACCATGGACGTGATCGATCCGGAGGCGATGGGCCTTGATACGCCTGTTCCGGAGCTGGAATGGTCGGCTTCTCTGCAGCTTCAGACAGCTGAAGAGGTCCTTCAGGGCGGCGGACATATGGCTTTTTACAATCAGACGCTGCTAAATGCCGCTGTGAGGCTGCAAATAGCCGGGAAAGCTGGCTCGATTGAGGAAGGCCTTTATATCTGTAAAAGCCTGCTCGACAGCGGCGAGGCCTGGAGAACTTATAACGATTGGAAAGGTTCACTGCTGGCCTGTGCCGGTTCCGCCTCGGGAAGCCGGTAA
- the nirD gene encoding nitrite reductase small subunit NirD: METVKMLVGSVAEIDPKGSRLVRVNDMEIALFRLSDGEILAVENKCPHKGGVLSEGMVCGRMVHCPLHDWRIDLRSGAVQEPDTGCVATFPVEVDPEQGLVFLRVSTGVPS; this comes from the coding sequence ATGGAGACGGTAAAAATGCTGGTCGGATCAGTGGCGGAAATCGATCCGAAAGGATCAAGGCTTGTACGGGTCAACGACATGGAAATTGCTTTGTTCCGGTTGTCCGACGGCGAAATTTTGGCGGTGGAGAACAAATGCCCGCATAAGGGCGGGGTTCTCTCGGAGGGCATGGTCTGCGGCCGGATGGTTCATTGTCCTCTGCACGACTGGCGGATCGATCTGCGCAGCGGGGCCGTGCAGGAGCCTGACACGGGCTGCGTGGCGACGTTTCCTGTAGAGGTGGACCCGGAACAGGGACTGGTATTTCTACGGGTTTCCACCGGAGTGCCGTCATGA
- the nirB gene encoding nitrite reductase large subunit NirB — translation MKERQRLVMVGNGMAGLRMLEHLLKLAPERYEITIFGAEPHPNYNRIMLSSVLAGGADMNEIILNDLNWYEEHQITLHRGHTVNRIDTAGKKVVSDQGVEAAYDVLVFATGSNPFMLPLPGADKEGVIAFRSIQDCETMIEASKTYRKAAVIGGGLLGLEAARGLLNLGMEVSVVHIHPYLMERQLDETASRMLQRELEQQGMKFLFSKHSEAILGRGRAKTLAFTDGERLDADLVVMAVGIRPNVELAKHAGLQVNRGIVVNDYMETSVPGIYALGECAEHRGIAYGLVAPLYEQGAVLAKRLAGVNTEGYAGSVTSTKLKVSGVDVFSAGSFKEQDGSRVLRYQDELEGTYKKLVIQGDRLVGAVLFGDTSDGAELFSLMKKGESIQGREKELLLGVPADALSKGTGGGRLEAMPEDEIVCGCNGVSKGTIMQAIHEKGCTSVSQIKACTKASGSCGGCKPEVEGLLQIYAGEAAVSVKEGICSCTPMNRDEIVAEIKRMRLMTVKEVIHVLGWETEEGCTKCRPALNYYLGMLWPDEYVDEKESRITNERYHANIQKDGTYSVVPRIYGGVTSPSELKKIAEVAEQFEVPMVKFTGGQRLDLLGIKKENLPKIWEALDMPSGHAYGKTLRTVKTCVGNTFCRFGTQDAIGMGIRLEREFERLNAPAKVKLAVSGCPRNCAEATIKDFGIVAIDGGWELHVGGNGGVHVRATDLLCVVKTEDEVVEWASAFLQYYRENANWNERTSTWVERVGLDSIKQALESGEARAALQARIRAVLDKTTDPWKQIVNEPELRKNFEPLAGEEVGRTGL, via the coding sequence ATGAAAGAGAGACAGAGGCTGGTCATGGTAGGGAATGGGATGGCCGGACTGCGAATGCTGGAGCATCTGCTCAAGCTGGCGCCGGAACGATACGAAATTACCATCTTCGGGGCAGAACCCCATCCGAATTATAACAGAATTATGCTTTCATCGGTGCTCGCCGGCGGTGCAGACATGAATGAAATTATCCTGAATGACCTCAACTGGTATGAGGAACATCAAATCACGCTGCATAGGGGACATACGGTGAACCGGATCGATACGGCCGGGAAAAAGGTAGTTTCCGATCAAGGTGTGGAAGCCGCCTACGATGTGCTGGTATTTGCCACCGGCTCGAACCCGTTTATGCTCCCTCTTCCCGGCGCGGACAAGGAAGGCGTCATTGCTTTCCGGAGCATTCAGGACTGCGAGACGATGATCGAAGCTTCCAAAACATACCGTAAAGCCGCGGTAATCGGAGGCGGGCTGCTTGGGCTTGAGGCGGCGAGAGGGCTGCTGAACCTGGGGATGGAGGTTTCTGTCGTCCATATCCATCCATATTTAATGGAAAGACAGCTGGACGAGACGGCTTCGCGTATGCTGCAGCGTGAGCTGGAACAGCAGGGCATGAAATTTCTGTTCTCCAAACATTCGGAGGCGATTCTGGGCAGGGGACGCGCCAAGACACTGGCTTTTACGGACGGAGAGCGGCTCGACGCTGATCTTGTGGTGATGGCTGTAGGCATCCGGCCTAACGTTGAACTGGCGAAACACGCCGGACTTCAGGTGAACCGGGGCATTGTCGTAAACGACTATATGGAAACGAGCGTTCCAGGCATCTATGCGCTGGGCGAATGCGCGGAGCATCGGGGAATCGCTTATGGTCTCGTTGCCCCGTTATATGAACAGGGGGCAGTTTTGGCCAAACGCCTTGCGGGCGTGAATACTGAAGGCTACGCAGGGTCAGTGACCTCGACGAAACTCAAAGTATCCGGCGTAGATGTGTTTTCGGCCGGCAGCTTTAAGGAGCAGGATGGCTCGCGGGTTCTTAGATACCAGGATGAGCTGGAGGGAACGTACAAGAAGCTGGTCATTCAGGGCGACAGGCTGGTGGGAGCGGTTTTGTTCGGAGATACGTCGGACGGAGCCGAGTTGTTCTCTTTAATGAAGAAAGGCGAATCGATCCAGGGCCGGGAAAAAGAACTGCTGTTAGGCGTTCCTGCAGACGCCTTATCCAAGGGAACGGGCGGCGGCAGGCTTGAAGCCATGCCGGAGGATGAAATCGTCTGCGGCTGCAACGGGGTCTCCAAAGGCACGATTATGCAGGCCATTCATGAGAAGGGCTGCACCAGTGTAAGTCAGATCAAGGCGTGCACGAAAGCCTCCGGCTCCTGCGGCGGCTGCAAACCTGAGGTCGAAGGGCTGCTTCAGATTTATGCCGGGGAAGCGGCCGTCAGTGTGAAGGAAGGGATTTGCAGCTGCACGCCGATGAACCGGGATGAAATCGTCGCCGAGATCAAACGGATGCGCCTCATGACGGTTAAGGAAGTGATCCATGTGCTCGGCTGGGAAACCGAAGAAGGCTGTACGAAATGCCGGCCTGCGCTGAACTATTACCTGGGCATGCTTTGGCCGGATGAATATGTGGATGAAAAAGAATCGAGAATTACCAACGAACGGTACCATGCCAACATCCAGAAGGACGGCACTTATTCGGTAGTCCCGCGCATTTACGGAGGGGTTACCTCTCCCTCGGAGCTTAAGAAAATTGCCGAGGTGGCTGAGCAGTTTGAGGTGCCGATGGTCAAATTTACCGGCGGGCAGCGGCTTGACTTGTTGGGCATCAAGAAGGAGAATCTGCCGAAGATTTGGGAGGCGCTGGATATGCCTTCCGGCCATGCTTACGGCAAAACGCTGCGCACGGTCAAAACCTGCGTCGGCAATACATTTTGCCGTTTCGGCACTCAGGACGCCATCGGGATGGGCATCCGGCTGGAACGGGAGTTTGAGCGGCTTAACGCTCCCGCCAAAGTCAAACTAGCCGTCTCCGGCTGCCCGCGAAATTGTGCCGAAGCTACGATTAAAGATTTTGGCATCGTAGCGATCGACGGCGGCTGGGAGCTGCATGTCGGCGGCAACGGCGGCGTGCATGTGCGGGCAACCGACCTGCTGTGCGTCGTCAAGACGGAGGATGAGGTCGTCGAATGGGCCTCGGCTTTTCTGCAGTATTACCGGGAAAATGCAAACTGGAATGAACGCACCTCTACCTGGGTCGAACGCGTAGGATTGGACAGCATCAAACAAGCGCTTGAAAGCGGGGAAGCCAGAGCGGCCCTGCAGGCCCGAATCCGCGCCGTTCTGGACAAGACAACGGATCCATGGAAACAGATCGTGAACGAACCCGAGCTCCGCAAAAACTTCGAACCGCTGGCCGGTGAAGAAGTGGGCCGGACAGGGCTATAA
- a CDS encoding radical SAM/SPASM domain-containing protein, with product MKTFKKVYIEITSVCNLACSFCPQTARKANFMKPEMFNDILDQIKPHTNHIYLHVKGEPLLHPKIDLLLDAAHEKGFKVNITTNGTLLHKAGAKILGKPALRQMNFSLHSFDGHEGSEDREGYVGSVLRFAREASEQGVLISFRLWNLTEDNLTNAQRQRNRETLSMLEKEFELNYKIEEKVEPGKGVKIANNVYLNQDYEFQWPSLNAPEDDGKGFCHGLRTQAGVLVDGTVVPCCLDGEGVINLGNVQSSSFSEIVESDRANNLYYGFSRREAVEELCRKCGYRKRFGEGA from the coding sequence TTGAAAACATTCAAGAAAGTTTATATCGAAATCACGAGCGTATGTAATCTGGCATGCAGCTTCTGCCCCCAGACGGCACGGAAAGCCAATTTCATGAAACCGGAAATGTTCAATGACATTCTGGATCAGATTAAACCGCATACGAACCATATTTACCTTCATGTCAAGGGCGAGCCGCTGCTTCATCCGAAGATTGACCTGCTGCTCGACGCCGCTCATGAGAAAGGCTTCAAGGTCAATATTACAACCAATGGTACGCTGCTGCACAAAGCCGGGGCCAAAATTCTCGGCAAACCGGCGCTGCGTCAGATGAACTTCTCGCTGCACAGCTTTGATGGCCACGAAGGCTCGGAGGACCGCGAAGGGTACGTCGGCTCGGTGCTTCGGTTCGCCAGAGAAGCCTCAGAACAGGGCGTCTTGATCTCCTTCCGCTTGTGGAATCTGACCGAAGACAACCTGACCAACGCCCAGCGGCAGCGGAACCGCGAAACCCTCTCCATGCTGGAGAAGGAATTTGAGCTTAATTATAAAATTGAAGAGAAGGTCGAGCCGGGCAAAGGCGTCAAGATTGCCAACAACGTCTACCTGAATCAGGATTACGAATTTCAGTGGCCAAGCCTTAACGCGCCTGAGGATGATGGCAAAGGCTTCTGCCACGGCCTGCGCACACAAGCCGGTGTGCTTGTTGACGGAACCGTTGTCCCGTGCTGTCTGGATGGCGAAGGCGTCATCAATCTCGGCAACGTGCAGTCGAGCAGCTTCTCTGAAATTGTCGAAAGCGATCGCGCTAACAATTTGTATTACGGCTTCTCCAGAAGAGAAGCGGTTGAAGAGCTGTGCCGCAAATGCGGCTACCGTAAAAGATTCGGAGAAGGCGCTTAA
- a CDS encoding ANTAR domain-containing response regulator translates to MHSLLVIRSRLSLSDKNRLLSSEAASAETLLLRSGYQVTAAESLDEALRKLPDADAVILVTPISEYSDWRKELLTNKLLPVLWWCSEITSDLSAAACEDDFTADGLLSSSMVPAEIHWALHFSARQFFAGQQWKKEREQLLSRLEERKWIDMAKSILSKTRNISESEAYEYLRKQAMNERKRMVDVATSIVKAYQLLHKP, encoded by the coding sequence ATGCACTCCCTATTGGTCATCAGAAGCCGGTTATCCCTTTCAGACAAGAACCGTCTCCTCTCCTCTGAAGCTGCTTCCGCCGAAACGCTGCTGCTTCGGAGCGGCTATCAGGTGACGGCTGCAGAGAGTTTGGATGAAGCGCTGCGGAAGCTGCCTGACGCAGATGCTGTTATCCTGGTTACCCCGATTTCGGAATATTCAGACTGGCGTAAAGAGCTGTTAACAAACAAGCTCCTGCCCGTGCTTTGGTGGTGCTCGGAAATCACCTCGGATCTGTCTGCGGCAGCCTGCGAGGATGATTTTACAGCTGATGGCCTGCTTTCGTCTTCCATGGTACCGGCGGAAATTCACTGGGCTTTACACTTCAGCGCCAGACAGTTTTTTGCCGGGCAGCAATGGAAGAAAGAACGGGAACAGCTTCTTTCAAGGCTCGAAGAGCGAAAATGGATTGACATGGCCAAATCCATCCTCTCCAAGACGAGGAATATTTCTGAATCAGAAGCTTATGAATACTTGCGCAAACAGGCAATGAACGAACGCAAGCGTATGGTCGATGTGGCGACCTCGATTGTCAAAGCTTATCAGCTGCTGCATAAACCATAA
- a CDS encoding thiamine pyrophosphate-binding protein: MNIAEAMLKYLKETGVEYVFGIPAGIIGPIYDALIDVDIKPVITKNEAGAAYMAARYASTTGRLAVCAGAGAVGVGNMMNGIADAMRAKAPMLIVTGYVNRWQIGKGAIQEMDAQHIVRPITKYSNTVMDEADVLAELDKAVRIALTPPFGPVHISVPIDVQRSEAPLPLPAAPQVFELARPAYDTAKLDQAVSVIDGETRGLIMVGRGGRFVAEEIMALSERLQWPIITTPSAKGMIPAEFPLNLGNYGFSSTDAASDYVASADATCLLILGTSLGEASTCNFNDVLVNGRKVIHVDRDADELGKVFPTDVPIHGDLRDVLPALLAKVRTSAGTFVKPLPLNTPYEKNHTGLSLRLFLEKLSKVMPKETRYVCDIGEFTNFVVKYLEVPEGGDFEINLNYGAMGSAMAGGPGVYLGDSKRPVAVIAGDGSFFMNGTEVLTAKEYKLPVIYFIINNAMLSYVERGQKFLFNRTMPDYKQERISVADMMRVAGIRGLSIDSLEDMDEIPGFIREMTGPCIIEVNTDGSEPAPILDRLKALKK, encoded by the coding sequence ATGAATATTGCCGAAGCCATGCTGAAGTATTTGAAAGAGACTGGAGTTGAATACGTATTCGGAATTCCGGCGGGAATTATCGGACCGATATACGATGCTTTGATTGATGTGGATATCAAACCGGTGATTACGAAAAATGAAGCCGGCGCCGCCTACATGGCTGCAAGATATGCCAGTACGACAGGCAGGCTTGCCGTCTGCGCCGGAGCGGGTGCGGTGGGCGTAGGGAACATGATGAACGGCATCGCCGACGCGATGCGGGCCAAAGCCCCGATGCTGATTGTCACGGGTTACGTCAACCGCTGGCAGATCGGCAAAGGCGCAATTCAGGAGATGGATGCCCAGCACATCGTCAGACCGATTACAAAATACAGTAACACGGTGATGGATGAAGCTGATGTGCTTGCCGAGCTGGACAAAGCGGTCCGTATCGCACTGACGCCGCCTTTTGGACCGGTACATATTTCGGTGCCGATTGATGTGCAGCGAAGCGAAGCTCCTCTACCGCTCCCGGCGGCACCTCAAGTCTTTGAACTGGCACGTCCGGCCTACGATACGGCAAAGCTTGATCAGGCCGTTTCTGTGATCGATGGAGAAACCCGGGGATTGATTATGGTAGGCCGCGGCGGAAGATTCGTTGCCGAAGAGATCATGGCGCTTAGCGAACGACTGCAGTGGCCGATTATCACCACCCCTTCTGCCAAAGGAATGATTCCGGCTGAGTTCCCGCTGAATCTCGGCAATTATGGATTTTCGAGTACCGATGCTGCCAGTGATTACGTGGCTTCGGCTGACGCCACCTGCCTGCTGATCTTGGGGACAAGCCTTGGTGAAGCATCGACTTGCAATTTCAACGACGTGCTGGTAAATGGCCGCAAGGTGATTCATGTCGACCGGGATGCCGACGAACTAGGCAAAGTGTTTCCTACAGATGTTCCGATCCATGGAGATTTGAGAGATGTGCTTCCTGCACTGCTCGCTAAAGTACGGACTTCGGCCGGAACTTTTGTCAAACCGCTGCCGCTGAACACGCCGTATGAGAAGAATCACACCGGCCTGTCTCTGCGCCTCTTCCTCGAGAAGCTCAGCAAGGTGATGCCGAAGGAGACCCGTTACGTCTGCGATATCGGCGAGTTTACCAACTTTGTAGTGAAATACCTGGAAGTCCCTGAAGGCGGGGATTTCGAAATCAACCTGAATTATGGTGCCATGGGTTCGGCGATGGCCGGAGGCCCTGGCGTATACCTGGGAGATTCCAAACGCCCGGTGGCGGTTATCGCCGGGGACGGGTCCTTTTTCATGAACGGGACGGAAGTGCTGACTGCCAAGGAATACAAGCTGCCGGTCATTTATTTCATTATTAATAACGCAATGCTTTCTTATGTAGAGCGGGGCCAGAAATTCCTGTTCAACCGGACGATGCCGGATTACAAGCAGGAACGCATTTCCGTAGCGGACATGATGCGGGTTGCAGGAATTCGCGGGCTTTCGATAGACAGTCTTGAGGATATGGATGAAATTCCGGGCTTTATCCGGGAGATGACCGGTCCTTGCATCATTGAAGTGAATACGGACGGCAGTGAGCCGGCGCCGATTCTCGATCGTTTGAAAGCACTGAAGAAATAG